In the Choloepus didactylus isolate mChoDid1 chromosome 5, mChoDid1.pri, whole genome shotgun sequence genome, one interval contains:
- the LOC119534278 gene encoding akirin-1-like: protein MACGATLKRPMEFEAALLSPGSPKRRRCAPLPGPAPGLRPPEAEPPPLQTQIPPPALQQPASPGSERRLPTPEQIFQNIKQEYSRYQRWRHLEVVLNQSEACTSESHPHPSALTAPSSPGSSWMKKDQPTFTLRQVGIICERLLKDYEDKIREEYEQILNTKLAEQYESFVKFTHDQIMRRYGTRPTSYVS, encoded by the coding sequence ATGGCGTGCGGGGCGACGTTGAAGCGGCCCATGGAGTTCGAGGCGGCGCTGCTGAGTCCCGGCTCCCCGAAGCGGCGGCGCTGTGCCCCTCTGCCCGGCCCGGCTCCCGGCCTTAGGCCCCCGGAGGCCGAGCCGCCGCCGCTTCAGACACAGATCCCACCGCCGGCTCTGCAACAGCCTGCCTCGCCCGGTAGCGAGCGACGCCTTCCAACTCCGGAGCAAATTTTTCAGAACATAAAACAAGAATATAGCCGTTACCAGAGGTGGAGACATTTAGAAGTTGTTCTTAATCAGAGTGAAGCTTGCACTTCGGAAAGTCATCCTCACCCCTCAGCACTCACAGCACCTAGTTCTCCAGGTTCCTCCTGGATGAAGAAGGACCAGCCCACCTTTACCCTCCGTCAAGTTGGAATAATATGTGAGCGTCTCTTAAAAGACTATGAAGATAAAATTCGGGAGGAGTATGAGCAAATCCTCAATACCAAACTAGCAGAACAATATGAATCTTTTGTGAAATTCACACATGATCAGATTATGCGACGATATGGGACAAGGCCAACAAGCTACGTGTCCTGA